A genomic window from Salvia hispanica cultivar TCC Black 2014 chromosome 5, UniMelb_Shisp_WGS_1.0, whole genome shotgun sequence includes:
- the LOC125190670 gene encoding protein SRG1-like, translating to MAEAIALPEPAPICLITAQQLSETGEDPPQRYISTSNIEVDAPLAIEIPIVDVSRLVSSTDAELTALHSALTKWGCFQAINHGIESASLDEVRRLAQEFFHLPMLEKQRYTRQRNNIEGYSSCPSVASIQQVEWSDRLYLQVAPENGRKLKFWPQNPKPFRKVLEDYSAKIRQVEEQILRSIAKTLSLTDEDYFLRKITIMSAQFNYYPPCSKSDRVIGLRPHTDGSGVTLLLQDRHVRGLQLLHDNQWLSVPTMPEALLVLVGDQLEIMSNGIFKSPMHRVVINLEAERNSVAMFCLPDVVEEIEPVDQLVDEDRPKMYKRVTNYAGSFYNYYHQGKRAIDAVRISQWRIQTPKIVRAKI from the exons CACCACAACGCTATATCTCGACGAGTAACATAGAAGTTGATGCACCTTTGGCCATAGAAATCCCAATCGTTGATGTTAGCCGACTGGTTTCCTCCACTGATGCTGAGCTCACCGCGCTTCACTCTGCTCTCACCAAATGGGGTTGCTTCCAG GCAATTAATCATGGCATAGAAAGCGCCTCCCTGGATGAAGTGCGCCGTCTCGCCCAAGAATTCTTCCACCTGCCAATGCTGGAGAAGCAGAGATACACGAGGcaaagaaataatattgaaggttACAGCAGCTGTCCATCTGTTGCCAGCATCCAACAAGTTGAATGGTCTGATAGGTTGTATCTTCAAGTCGCTCCAGAAAACGGGAGAAAACTCAAATTTTGGCCTCAAAATCCAAAACCTTTCCG AAAAGTATTGGAAGACTACTCTGCTAAGATAAGACAAGTGGAAGAACAAATCCTCAGATCAATAGCAAAGACATTAAGCTTAACTGATGAAGACTACTTTCTCAGAAAAATCACCATCATGTCTGCACAGTTCAACTACTATCCACCATGTTCAAAATCTGATCGGGTTATTGGTCTCCGTCCACACACAGATGGCAGTGGAGTAACTCTTCTCTTGCAGGACAGGCACGTACGAGGCCTTCAGCTACTTCATGACAATCAGTGGTTATCAGTTCCCACAATGCCTGAAGCACTGCTCGTTCTGGTAGGGGATCAGCTCGAG ATAATGAGTAATGGAATATTCAAAAGTCCTATGCACAGAGTAGTTATAAACTTAGAGGCCGAGAGGAACTCCGTGGCTATGTTTTGCTTACCAGATGTTGTAGAAGAGATTGAACCAGTGGATCAACTTGTTGATGAAGACAGACCAAAAATGTATAAGAGAGTAACAAACTATGCTGGGAGTTTTTACAACTACTATCACCAAGGGAAAAGGGCTATAGATGCAGTTAGAATCAGTCAATGGCGGATCCAGACCCCGAAAATAGTGAGGgcgaaaatttaa